The sequence TCAGCCATGCGCACGCCGCCACCTGCCTGGCGTTGGGCATGACGGCAGCGACAACCTCCGCCATTCCGCTTTGTGCCGGCATGCAATAATAATGCGGCAATCGGGCAAGGTCTGCGCCGGTCCAGCTCTTGAGCGGGAACGGCCTGTTCCCGTCCCAGTCGGCGCTTTTCTGATGATAGTAGCCGCGCAGAAACTGGTGAATCCCTTGTGGCGGATGCCACATGTCGTTGTTCGCGTCTGGGCCTGAATAATAGGCTTGATAATGTTTGCGCGGCTGCGGCAGTCGCGCAAGTTCCTCATGGACCGGATGGTCGAGGAAAGGCGCGGCCGGCGCGGCGCCTTTAGGGGGCGCGCCCCCGAAAGGCGACGCTGAAAGCACGAGGCGGCGGATCATGTCCGGCCGCGCGAGCGCGCAGAAGCCCGCGACAATCGAACCCGCATCATGGCCGATCAGCATTTCGATCGAAGAAAGACCAAGTGCTTCGACGAGGTTGAAGATATCCTTCGCCAGATTGCCTGTGGCATAAGGCTCCAGATCCGTGTGATAAGCGTCCGGCTGAGGGGTGGTGCGGCCAACACCCCGCTGGTCGGGCGCGATCACATGATAACCAGCCGCCGCCAGAAGCGGCATCAGCCTGCGCCAGCACCACGCCAATTCGGGAAAGCCATGCAGAAGAAGAATGGCGGGCCGATACTCCTCTTCAAAACCGGCTTCGAGAATATGCATGTCAAGATCGCCGGCCCCGCTGACGATGCGGGACCGGATGCCATCGGGCAAAAGGGACCGGGGCAGCGGGCCGGGATGACTGGTGGAATGCCCGGCCACTCTAATGCCCGCTGAAAAGGGGCGCTCGTTTCTCCGCGAAAGCCCTGACTCCCTCAAGATGGTCCGCCGTTTGCGAACAATCGATATGGCAGCGCACTTCACGATCCATATAGGGGCCAAATTCGGAGGACAGCGCCCTGTTCAGATGCTCCTTCATATAGCCGAGCGCCTGGGGCGGAGCGGACGCAAGGCGCCGGGCGATTACGGCCGCCTGCTTGGGCAGGTCTTCGGCTTCATACACCCAGTTCGTCAGCCCCATGTCCAGCGCCCGGTCGCTCGATATACGTTCGGGCAGGAACATCATCTCTCTGGCCCGCGCTGTCCCGACGAGCCGGGTGAGCAGATATCCGATGCCGAAATCCCCCGACAAAGCGACGCTCGCGAACGCCGTGAGCAGGAAAGCCGGGCGGGCCATGACCCTGAGGTCGCAAGCCAGCGCCAGCGCGAAACCCGCACCCGCAGCCGGGCCGTGGATGATGGCCATGGTGGGCTTGGCGATCGCGACCAGCCTGCCCGACGTCGCGCGCTGAATGGCGCATTGATACTCGACGCGATCGTCTAGTTTGGACGGCGTTATGGGGTTCTCTCCCATAGCCTTGACGTCGCCACCGGCGCAGAAGGCACGGCCACTTCCCTGAAGAACCACGCACCGCACTTCGTTACTGCCTTCGGCAAATGCGAGTTCGCGGTCCATAGCTTCCAGCATCGGATCGCTCATAGCATTGCGCGCTTCCGGCCGGTTGAGCGTCAGCGTCAAAATGCCTTGGTCCAGCGTCGACAGCAGATCAGGCGTTCCTGTATTCCGGCTTCCCAAGCCATCCTCCTCTTGATTATCTCGCATGCCTAACCGAGCCTTGTATCCCTAGACCGCGCGGATCTGCTCCGGCGTCGTGGTGAGGCAGGTGACGTCCAATGCATTCACCAGCCCCAGGTCGATCTGCGCGTGCGGCAGTTGGTAGCGGAAGAAATAGTCGCAGGTGGCGCGCTTGGCCTCATAAAAAGCCCTGTTGGTGGCACCGCCTTCTTCCATGCGAACGGCGACCATTGCCTGCCACAGCCACATCCAGCCGATGACGACCGTCCCGGTCGCATCGAGATAGAGCGTCGCGTTGGCAAGGCTGCGCTCCATTTCGGGCTCCGCCAGGGCCGCGGCGGTGGCGTCGGTGACCCAGGCGAGAGCTTCTGTCAGCTTGGCCGCATGGCCGGACAGCGCGGGGATGTGCACTGCTTCGCCGATCGTGGCCTTGATGCGCTGGATCAGGAGGGCAAGGCCGCGCCCCTCCCCCAGACGGACTTTCCGTCCCAGAAGGTCGATGCCCTGAATGCCGAACGTGCCTTCGTAGATATGGTTGAGCCGGTTGTCGCGATAGAGGCGCTCTACCGGATGATCGCTGGTATATCCCGCGCCACCCAATATTTGCATCGCCCATTTATTTGCCTCAAGGCAATGTTCTGACGGCCATGACTTGACGATCGGCGTCAACACTTCAAGCAGCAGGGCGAGGTCAGCTTGATCCACCTCGCCCCCGCCATTTTGCTCATCGACCAGCAGCGCGCAATAGGTGCACAGCGCCAGCGCGCCTTCGACCGCCGCCTTTTGCGCCAGCAGCATGCGCCGGATATCGACATGCTCGATCAGCGGAATCTGGGGCGAGCCGGGATTCTTCTGGCCGATGCGGCGGCCCTGAAGGCGCTCGTTCGCATATTCGAGCGAGTAGAGATAGCCCATCAGTCCCGACATTGTCGCGATATGCCCGACACCGATGCGCGCTTCGTTCATCATGTGGAACATCGCGTGCAGCCCCTGGTTGGGCTTGCCGATCAGATAGCCGACCGAAGCACCGTCCTCACCGAAATTGAGCTGGCAGTTGGTCGTTCCGCGCTGCCCCATCTTGTGCGCCAGACCGACCAGCGTCACATTATTGTCTTCCCCCGGCCGGCCTGCTTCGTCGAGGCGCTTTTGCGGGACGAGGAACAAGGAGATGCCCTTGACGCCGGCGGGCGCGTCGGGAAGCCGGGCAAGAACGAGATGAACGATATTCTCGCTCATGCGGTGGCCGCCGCCGGAGATCCATATCTTGGTGCCGCGCAGATGATAGGAGCCGTCGCCCACGGGATCGGCCCGCGTCGTGATGTCGGACAGCGACGAGCCCGCCTGCGGTTCGGACAGGCACATCGTACCCATCCAGCGCCCCGCGATCATATGTGACGCGTAGCGGGACTTCTGCTCCTCCGTGCCGAATGCCAGCAAGAGACGTGCCGCCGCCGCGGTCAGCAGGAAGTAATTGGCGATCGCGACATTGGCGGCACTGAACATGCCGTTGACGGTCATGCTGACCGTATGCGACACGCCCAGCCCTCCGACTTCCTCGGGAAAGCTCTGCGCCGAAAGACCTGCCTCGCTATAGGCATTCAGCGCACGACCGACATAGGCCGGCATGACCGCTTCGCCATTCTCGAAGGTCGGTGGAACGGCGTCGAGCGTGGCGGCCGTAGGCAGATATTCGGCTTCAGCGATGCGCTGCGCCGTATCCAGAAGCTGTGAAATCAACTCCCTGTCCTGCCCTGCGAAGGGACCGGACGCATGCGCCTTCTCCAAATCGAACATGTCAAACAGCAGAAAGTCGAGATTATGACGGTCGACGATGTAGCTCACGGTAACTCCTGGAAGCCAAGCGGTGCGCGAAAGGCGCGATTGGCATGCGCGCGGGTTGTACCTTGAGGACTTTTGGGCATGGCGGCTAGGACGGTTTGATGCAGCCGAAACATCGCAATCTCGCTCAAGCCGCTGGGGCCGGCGTGAGCGCAGATTGAGCAAGCTGATTGCAGGAGAGCGGAATGGGAATTCTAATATTCACACAGAGTTAGACCGACCACATCTGGCAAGGTGAACCTGGTGCTACGTGGGCGGGTGAATATATATGTCACCTTGTCCATGAGGGTATTGGTCATGGTCCCGGTTGGACGGGACGCATATTGCGGCGGTTAAGAATTGGGCGCTTGCCCGTTCATCATTCCTCCATGTGCTAAAGGAAATCGATTTGTCTGGGAATCTTGGTACAGCGATCGTAACCGGGGCTTCTTCGGGTATCGGCAAGCTTTTCGCCGATCGTCTTGCCTCGCGCGGCTATGATCTCGTGCTCGTCGCGCGGCGCGAAGACCGGCTTCGCGCTATCGCGGCTGATCTGGAAAGCCGTTTTTCGGTTCGCGCTGAAGTTCTGGTCGCCGACCTCTCCGATCCTGCGGGCGTTAGCTCCGTCTCGAAGCGCATTTCGGCCGATCCTTCGGTTTCGTTCCTGGTGAACAATGCCGGCTATTCCACGATCAAAACGCTGGTCGAAACGCCGGATGATGTCATCGCCAACATGATCGCCCTCAACGTCACGGCTTTGACGACCTTGTCGAAGGCCGCTCTCGTGCGCTTTACCGAGCGGGGTGCGGGCACGCTCATCAACATCGGTTCCGGCGCGGGTTTCGCGCCCTTCCCCGGCATCGGCATTCCTGTTTATGCGTCGACCAAGGCCTATGTGTATCTCCTGACGAAATATCTTCAGAACGAGGTCGAAGGCACTGGTGTGAATGTGCGGCTGATCCTGCCTGGCGCCGTGGTTTCCGAAGGATGGGACGTGGCGGGCGGCGCCGAGCTGGACCCGCTGCCGGACGCTATCGTCATGACGACCGAAGATTGCGTTGACTCGGTGATGTCGGGTCTGGAGCAGGGCGAGCCTGTCATCGCGCCGTCGCTGGCGGACCTGTCTCTCCTCGAAGCCTATGACAGCGCGAGTGGAACGCTCCTGCAATCCATGTTCAATGCCGAGCCTGCCGCGCGCTACGGCTTGAAGAAGTAAGGCCGCCTTCCACGCGCAAGGCATCACAGGTTGGTCGAAGTCTTGCGCGATCGGACGGTCCTCCGATCCGCTTATCTCGGCCAGCCGCGCCAGCCGGGCATCGGTCGCTCCGGTCGCCTGTAGCCAGTGCTGGACCTTCAGCACGGCCATGTCGCCATGGTCGAGCCTGGGCGAGAAATTGCTGTAATAGCGTTGCTCGCCCCCTCCTTCCTCTTCCTGGCGTGCGACGACGCCAGCTACATGTCGGGGCAGGTGCTGCATCCCAATGGCGGGACGATTGTCAATGGATAGGGCTGATTGACTTGAAGCGCATCGTGTTCCTGCGCAGGCAGGACTGGGTTCCTGCCTGCGCAGGAACACGATGCGTATGGGGGCGGAACGAAATCCAAACCCGGCCAGGCCTGCGTCATGCTGGACGGCAAGAAGCCAGCGGCGATGACTCCCTCAGGCGGTCAGCGAGTCCGTCCGGCCTTCGCCCCGCGTCCCACGCAAGGGCCAGGACGCGGCGCGCCGGTTCAGGGTGACGATGGCGCTGTTCTCGTTCCAGGACTGGATCAGCGCGGGGATATTCTCCGAAGGCGCCGGCCTGCTGAAATAGAAGCCCTGGGCATAGTCGCAGCCCAGCGCCTTGAGCTTGATCGACTGGTCCGCTTCCTCGACGCCTTCGGCCACGACCTTCATGTTCAAGGCGCGTCCCAGCGTGATCAGCGCCGACACGATGGCGGCGTCGCTTTCGCGCGCCGTCACCCCGCTGACGAAGGAGCGGTCGATCTTCAACGTGCTGATCGGCAAGGACCGCAGGTGGGAAAGCGACGCAAAGCCGGTTCCGAAATCGTCCAGCGCCAGGGGGATGTGGCACCGATGCAGCTCATCGATCGACCGGCGCACGGTGTCCGATCCCGCGCCCAGGAAAACGCCTTCCGTGATCTCGATCTCGATCGCATGCGGCTCGATGGAAAACCGGTCCATCGTCTCGATCAGGCGTCCGGCAAAGCGTTCCCGCCGCAGTTCGGCCGAAGACACGTTGATCGCGACATGCCCCACCGGCAGGCCGCGCGCGCGCCAGGCGGCCATGTCGGCAAATACCTGGCTGGTCATCGTCTGGCCGATCATGTCGGCCACGTCATGATCGTCGAACGCCGCATAGATTTCGGCGGGCGAGCGGATCGTGCCGCAACTGTCGCGCCACCGCAGCAGCGCTTCGAACCCGACCAGCTCGCCGGTCTGCAACGACACTTTGGGCTGATAATAGCTGATGATCGTGCCGTCGCGCACGGCGGTCCTGGCCCGGTTGATCATGGCCACGCGTTCCTGCATGTCCTCCAGCAGCGACTGCTCGAACATCTGCATGCGCCCGCGTCCCAGCGACTTGGCGCGATAAAGCGCCAGGTCCGCATGGCGCAGAAGCTCCGTCGCGACACGCCCATCGTCGGGAAAGGTCGCGACGCCGATGCTGACCCGGCATTCGAGCGACCGGCCCGCAGCGAAAAAGGTCTCGCGAATGGTAAGGACGCGGTTGGCAAGGTCGGCAAGCTGCTGCCGGCTTTCGACATTCTCGATCAATATGGCGAATTCGTCGCCACCCAGCCGCGCCACCACCGCATCGCCGGCGAAGATCTCCCTTAGCCGGGCAGCGAAACTCTTCAACAGCTCGTCACCGGCATGATGACCCATCAGGTCGTTGACGTCCTTGAAATTGTCGATGTCCAGCAGGAACACGCCGACCTTCTTGAAGTCGGTCAGCGCCTTGGCCAGCGCCTTGTCCAGACAGGCGTTGAACATCGCCCGATTGGGCAGTTCCGTCAGCGAATCATGCTCGGCATTCCAGCGTATCTGCTCCTCGATCAGCACGCTTTCATGGATATCCTCGGTATAGCCATACCAGCGGATGATCTGGCCTGAATCGTCGCGCCGGGGATAAGCCTGCGCCCGCATCCAGCGATATTGGTCGTTGACCATCAGGCGCACGCGCACGTCGAAGGGTTCGCCGGTGGCGTGGGAATGAGCGACGCGCTGGGTCACCGGCTCGATATCGTCGGGATGAGTAGCCGAAAGCCAGCCGGACCCTTCCGCTTCGTCCCGCTCAAGGCCGGTATTTTCCAGCCAGCGATCGGTGAAGTCGATGATCCGGCCTTCCGCATCGGCAATCCAGGGAAGCTGCGGATTATATTCGACGATCAGACGCAGATTTTCCATGCTACGCCGAAGCAGTTCGATTTCCGCATGCTCGATCGTAACGTCGACCACTACCAGATCGACGGCCGTCCAACCCAGGGGGGTGCACCGTGTCCGCGCAATGACCCGAACATTTTTCAGGCCGCCATCATCCCCGTTCAGCGTCAGGGCCGCCTCGGCCTCCTGCCCCTTCCGGACCGCACGGATGAACTGGAAAACCGGCCTGCGCAATATGCCGCGAACGCCGCGAAGCCAGTGAAACAGCGGCTGCGAATCCATAAGGCCGAAACGGTGCGCCGCAGCGGGATCCGCGTGAAGCAGGCCATTGCCGTCCACCACGCATCGCAAAACGCCAGCCGACGCCAGGATCTGCTGGTCGCCATCCATCGGGTCCTGCCTGTCTTCCCATTCATCAGGTGACCGCGATGAAATCTGGTCCGCCATCCCACTCCCGCTGTCCCGGCGCCAATCGCGCCACGAATTATTCACCATCTGCTGGCTAAGATTTGATTAATGGCCCGTCCCATGGGCCGCCGCGCAGCATGTTCAAAATGTCGAGGAAAGGCTGACGCCATAGGTGCGGGGCGCGCTATAAGCCGCCGTTCTAAATACACCCAATCCGGATCGATCGTCCGCATAGGTCTTGTAGATCTTGTCGGTCAGATTCCTGACCCAAGCGGCGATATCCCATTTGCCGTGGCGCAGGCCGAGGCGAAGATTAACCAGAGTGCGCGGACCGGATTTGAAGCTGTCGGAATTGGTCGGCTCGAAAAAGACGGTCGAGCGATGGTCCACGTCCGCCCGGGCGAAGATCGTTCCGAAGGTTACCGGAACCTCGTAGCTGACGGCGCCATAGCCCGAAAAATGAGGCGCCAGCACCAGATCCTTGCCGGCACAGTCCGTGCTGCCCCCGCCGACCGAGTCCGGGACGCCGCAATTGTCGAACGTCTTGTAATGGGCGTCGAGCACGGCGGCATTCCCCTCCAGCCGAAGCCGTGAGGACAGTTGCAGCGCCAGCTCTCCCTCTACACCCTCTATCTGCGCGCGGCCGGCATTGGACAGCGCCAGCGCGCTACCCAGAACCTGCGACACCTGCAACCGGTCATAATCGGTGTGGAAGGCCGAAACATTGAGCCGAAGCCGCTTGTCGAGGGTCAATGTCTTGAAGCCAATCTCGTAACTGGTCGCTTTTTCCGGGCTGGCGGTCAGGCTGGCGCTACGTAAGGATACCAGATCGACATTATAGGCGGCACTCTTGAAACCGCGCGAAAAGCGGGCGTAAAGATTGGTGTTCTGCGCAACCTCATAGGAAAGGCTCGCGCTCGGCGACAGGTCGTCGTCGGTCGATCCGTCATCGAAGGTCAGGTCCAGAAAACCCAATTTGGGAAAAGTGCCGGTAATATCGTTCTGCTCGAAATGGGCGCGCTTCTTTTCCCGCGTATAGCGCAAGCCCCCCGAAAGCGAGAGGCGGTTGGTCAGCTGATAGTCGAGCCGTCCAAAAATCGCGCGGCTTTCCGTTTTAACGCTACCTCTGGTGGTCAGGAGATTATCGCTGGGCAAAAGAAACGGCAGCGCCGGCTGTAAACTGGCGCCCAGCCCCAATCCCCGGTCGGTATGCACCATCTGGTCGAAATAATAGGCGCCCAGCAAATAGCGGAGCTTGCCGGCCTCGCCCGCCAGCCGCAGTTCTTGGCTGAAGAAATGCGAATCGTCGCTGAAATTATCCGCCGAAACGAAGTCCACCTGTTCCTGATCGTCGTCCAGCGACGCATCATAGGAGGAATCCCGGTAGGCGGTGATGGAGGTCAGCGAGATCGCATCGGACGTCCATTCGCCGGTCAGCGAAATTCCTTGGCTGTCGCGGTGGAGCCGATTGGGGAGGTTGTTGTTGATATGCAGCGGCTCCCTCGACGGAAAATCCGCCGGATAGCCGGCCAGCGCATCGGCCTGGAAGAAGGCCGGAACGCCACGGTCCCGCAGGCCGTCCCAGCGCGCGACGAAGGACAATTGGTCGGTCGGCGCGAATTTGGCGGACAGACGCCAGGTGAGCAGATCGGTCGATCCGGCGTCCTGCCCGCCTGAGAGATGCTTGTAGAAACCGTCCTGCCGGGCATAGGCTATCGCGCCGCGTACCGAAAACCGGTCGTTGAGGCGCGCGCCCAGCACTGCCTCGCCGCGGCGATAATCATAATTGCCTGCATCGAACCGGACAGACAGGCCGGGATCGGCGTCAGGCTGCTTGGTCTGAACATTGATCACGCCGGCAATGGTGTTCTTGCCATATTCGGTTCCCTGCGGACCGCGCGCGATCTCGACCCGGTCGATGTCCAGCAGATGCTGAACAAAATTTTCCGGCCGCCCCACATAGACGCCGTCCACATAGATGCCGACGCCGGTTTCCAGCCCGATATTGCGGACCAGCGTGGAAATGCCGCGAATGGAGATCTGGCCCTGCAACTGGCCGGCAATGCCGCCGCTGATATCGACATTGGGCGCGACGCGAGTCAAATCGGTGATGCCCTGCAGGCCCGCCGCGACAATCGTGTCGCCAGAAATGCTGGTCACGGACACCGGCGCCTTGAGCAGCGGCTCCGACACCTTGCGCGCCGTCACCATGATGTCCGCATCATTCCGGACCTGCCCCCATGCAGCGCCGGACGACGCCATTCCCACCACCGCCGAGGCCAGAAGCCTCCACTTCCAACGCCGGTTATAACCCCTATTATGCATGACCCATGTTTTCCGTTATATTTTCGAATGCCTCTCCCTTTAGACGGCCTTGGTAAACTGGTGGTTAAACTCTCTCTACGTGCTTCTCCGGATCGGACGGGCCTGGCGGACCGTCAATAAGGGGTCAGTTCGACCTCGATATGCCGGAAGCCGTTTACGAAATTCGCATGGACGCGGCGCACATCGCCCACCACATTCACCTGCAGCCGCCGCTTCATCAATTCTTCGAGCAGGATGCGAAGCTGCAATTCCGCCAGGCGGGCGCCGACGCAGCGATGGATGCCATGGCCGAAGGACAGATGACGCCTGGCATTGGCGCGCGACAGGTCCAGCCGGTCGGCATCGGGAAAGACGGCTTCGTCGCGATTGGCGGAAATATACCAGAGCGCCAGCTTGTCACCGGCCGCGATCCTGTGTCCGGCCAGTTCGCAATCGGCGGTCGCCGTACGTCGCATATGGGCGATCGGCGTATGCCAGCGGATGATTTCCTGGACCGCATTGGGCAACAGGCTCTCGTCCGCGATCAGCTTCGCCCGCTCATCGGGAAAGCGGTCCAGTCCCAATATGGCGGCGGACATGCTGGTGCGGGTGGTGTCGTTGCCGCCGACGATCAGCAAAGCGAGATTGCCGATGAATTCCATCGGCCCCATTTCCGACATGCTGTCGCTGCGGATCATCATCCCCAACAGGTCGACCCCCTCCGGACTGGCGCGCCGCTCTTCCCAGAGAAGGTGGAAATAGGTCGCCATTTCGGTGAGCACCTCCCGCCGGACCTGAAACAGTTCCGGGATACGCGCCGCCTCCATATGTCCGGCCCAGTCGGACCAGAAGGTCAGCAGATGCCGGTCCTCCCAGGGGAAACCCAATATCGTCGCCAGCATGCTGGTGGCGAGTTCGATCGACACCTTTTCGACCCAGTCGAAACGGCTGCCCACGGGCAGGCTGTCCAGCACCGCCCCCGTATGCGCGCGCAGCTTTACCGCGAGTTCCGCGATATGCGCCGGGGTGAAGGCCGGCGCCACGGTCTTGCGCTGCGCACTATGTTCGGGTTCGTCCATGGCGATGAACATGGGTAGCTGAAATTCCTCGCCCGGCGCGGGGTCGGCGATGGTGATGCCGCCATATTTCCAGGAGGAGGAAAAAAGATCGGGCTTCCCCTCCACCTCGCTCACCAGCGCATGGCTGCAGACATTCCAATAGTCGCCATAGGCGGTTCCCTCCACCCGGTTCAGCGGCGCGGATTCGCGCATCTGCCTGAACAGCGGTTCCCAGCTCGCCCGCGAATAGAGTTCCGGGCGGCTCGTATCGCCCGCTATGACGGGCGCGGCCTGATCCTCACCATGGGAGGCCAGCCATTCATCGACCGCATGATCGGCAGAAGGTTCGGTTCGGTAGGTCGGCCGCATGTTGTCCCCATCGTTAATGTCTCTTCGCTAACCGACCTTTTGCCTTTCCTCTGCCATGTCAAGCACCTGTCGCTCGACAACGCGCTCAGGGCTCGCTCTGCCGCAAAGAGGAAGCGGACCGTCGGAGGGTCCGCTTAACCCGCTTTTAAGACCTGCGCGGCATGGTGGCAGGCAGTTGTCGCGTGAGGAACCATGAGCGAATATATCCCCAGCCTCCAGCTTCGCGCCGGAAGTTCGACCACCGCGGCCGATTTCATCGCGGGCGTCGACACCACCCTCACTATCGACAGCCTGGTGACGCGCTTCAGCCAGGCGCTGGGCCTGCAGGCCGCCAGCCATGCCTGTTATGAGGTCGACGGCGAAACCCGGCGCTTCCTGTTCGGTGAAACCGGCTGGTGCGGGCCGATCGCACAGCCGGAGAAGCTGCCGCGGCTCTGCTTTCCCATCACCGGATGGGACGAGAAGCGATATGAGGTCGAAATCCGGCTGCTCAGCACGCTGGAAAGCGGGCAAGAGCGGGCGAACCTGCACGCCATGGCCACGCTGTACCTGTGCCGGGGCATCGCCCTGCTGGACGCGCAGGACGATCTGGCCGCCCCGTCGCTCACCGAAACCGAGCTTTTCTGCCTCCACCAGCGGCAGGCGGGATGGTGCGATCTCGATATTGCGGAGGCTCTGGACCGTTCCGTGCAGGCGGTCAAAGTCCATGTTCAGCGCGCCCAGCGCAAGCAGGCCGCCTAAGCCCCCTTTGCCGATTGGATTTTTTGCCGGGCCGATGAATTGCGGCCTGCAACTTTCCGATGACCTCCCCAGCATAATATGCTAGAGGCGCAGCCGCTGCATGCGGGAGACGAACGGATTTGATTCATCTGATTTCGAAGAACAATTCCGCACTTTACCAGGACGAGATCAGAGATTTGCACCAGGCCCGCGCGGAGGTGTTCGTCAACCAGCTTGGCTGGGATCTCAAGGTCAAGGACGGGTTGGAATATGATGAATATGATGATGCGCGCGCGAGCAACATCATAGGGTTTTCGACCGAGAACCGGGTCGTCATGGGGCTGCGTTTCCGCCCCACGGACGACTGTTCCATGCTGCTCGACCATTTTTCGCACGTCCTGCCGGCCGGCATCCGCCCGATCGACGACGGGCGCACCTGGGAACTGAGCCGGGGATTCTGCATTGAACGGGGCATGCGCCGCCACAATCTGCGACGGAAGGCCGCGTGCATGATCGCGCCGCTGGAACTGGCCTATGAGGCCGGGATCGACCGCTGCGTCGGCTTCACCGATGTCCGCATGCTCAGCTTTTGTTATGGCGTGGGCTGGAAACTGACCCTGCTCGGATCGGCCATGGACTATGGCCAGGGGGAAGCGGTCGCCTATGAGGTGGAAGTATCTCAGGCCGCGCTGAACGAGATGCGGCAGATGTGGGGTCTGCCCAAGCCGTCGCACATCACGATCGACGACCTCCTTCCAGGGGAGGAGAGCGTGCATGTCGCGGCAGCCCGGCTGGCGCGCGAGAATCCGGAACTGCAAAAGATCGCGGCCCAGCCGGAGATCGGTTCCGTCACACACCCATCCGCCACGACGCAGGCGGATGGTTATTATGGCAGTTTCGGGACAACCCGATTGTCTGCAGGGGGGCATTGATGAATTTCGACCTTATTCGACAAGCGACAGCAGAGGAGATCGAAGCGTGGATCGTGGCGCGCATCGCTGAAATAGTGAATGTGGCGCCCGATGCCGTGTCGGCGGACGCGCCGTTCGACAGTTTCGGCATCGATTCCGCCAAGGCGATTTCGCTGATGGTGGAACTGGAAAACTGGCTGAACCTGCCCGA is a genomic window of Sphingobium sp. TKS containing:
- a CDS encoding SDR family NAD(P)-dependent oxidoreductase, giving the protein MSGNLGTAIVTGASSGIGKLFADRLASRGYDLVLVARREDRLRAIAADLESRFSVRAEVLVADLSDPAGVSSVSKRISADPSVSFLVNNAGYSTIKTLVETPDDVIANMIALNVTALTTLSKAALVRFTERGAGTLINIGSGAGFAPFPGIGIPVYASTKAYVYLLTKYLQNEVEGTGVNVRLILPGAVVSEGWDVAGGAELDPLPDAIVMTTEDCVDSVMSGLEQGEPVIAPSLADLSLLEAYDSASGTLLQSMFNAEPAARYGLKK
- a CDS encoding putative bifunctional diguanylate cyclase/phosphodiesterase, with protein sequence MADQISSRSPDEWEDRQDPMDGDQQILASAGVLRCVVDGNGLLHADPAAAHRFGLMDSQPLFHWLRGVRGILRRPVFQFIRAVRKGQEAEAALTLNGDDGGLKNVRVIARTRCTPLGWTAVDLVVVDVTIEHAEIELLRRSMENLRLIVEYNPQLPWIADAEGRIIDFTDRWLENTGLERDEAEGSGWLSATHPDDIEPVTQRVAHSHATGEPFDVRVRLMVNDQYRWMRAQAYPRRDDSGQIIRWYGYTEDIHESVLIEEQIRWNAEHDSLTELPNRAMFNACLDKALAKALTDFKKVGVFLLDIDNFKDVNDLMGHHAGDELLKSFAARLREIFAGDAVVARLGGDEFAILIENVESRQQLADLANRVLTIRETFFAAGRSLECRVSIGVATFPDDGRVATELLRHADLALYRAKSLGRGRMQMFEQSLLEDMQERVAMINRARTAVRDGTIISYYQPKVSLQTGELVGFEALLRWRDSCGTIRSPAEIYAAFDDHDVADMIGQTMTSQVFADMAAWRARGLPVGHVAINVSSAELRRERFAGRLIETMDRFSIEPHAIEIEITEGVFLGAGSDTVRRSIDELHRCHIPLALDDFGTGFASLSHLRSLPISTLKIDRSFVSGVTARESDAAIVSALITLGRALNMKVVAEGVEEADQSIKLKALGCDYAQGFYFSRPAPSENIPALIQSWNENSAIVTLNRRAASWPLRGTRGEGRTDSLTA
- a CDS encoding acyl-CoA dehydrogenase, whose protein sequence is MSYIVDRHNLDFLLFDMFDLEKAHASGPFAGQDRELISQLLDTAQRIAEAEYLPTAATLDAVPPTFENGEAVMPAYVGRALNAYSEAGLSAQSFPEEVGGLGVSHTVSMTVNGMFSAANVAIANYFLLTAAAARLLLAFGTEEQKSRYASHMIAGRWMGTMCLSEPQAGSSLSDITTRADPVGDGSYHLRGTKIWISGGGHRMSENIVHLVLARLPDAPAGVKGISLFLVPQKRLDEAGRPGEDNNVTLVGLAHKMGQRGTTNCQLNFGEDGASVGYLIGKPNQGLHAMFHMMNEARIGVGHIATMSGLMGYLYSLEYANERLQGRRIGQKNPGSPQIPLIEHVDIRRMLLAQKAAVEGALALCTYCALLVDEQNGGGEVDQADLALLLEVLTPIVKSWPSEHCLEANKWAMQILGGAGYTSDHPVERLYRDNRLNHIYEGTFGIQGIDLLGRKVRLGEGRGLALLIQRIKATIGEAVHIPALSGHAAKLTEALAWVTDATAAALAEPEMERSLANATLYLDATGTVVIGWMWLWQAMVAVRMEEGGATNRAFYEAKRATCDYFFRYQLPHAQIDLGLVNALDVTCLTTTPEQIRAV
- a CDS encoding enoyl-CoA hydratase-related protein, whose translation is MGSRNTGTPDLLSTLDQGILTLTLNRPEARNAMSDPMLEAMDRELAFAEGSNEVRCVVLQGSGRAFCAGGDVKAMGENPITPSKLDDRVEYQCAIQRATSGRLVAIAKPTMAIIHGPAAGAGFALALACDLRVMARPAFLLTAFASVALSGDFGIGYLLTRLVGTARAREMMFLPERISSDRALDMGLTNWVYEAEDLPKQAAVIARRLASAPPQALGYMKEHLNRALSSEFGPYMDREVRCHIDCSQTADHLEGVRAFAEKRAPLFSGH
- a CDS encoding alpha/beta hydrolase, with protein sequence MHILEAGFEEEYRPAILLLHGFPELAWCWRRLMPLLAAAGYHVIAPDQRGVGRTTPQPDAYHTDLEPYATGNLAKDIFNLVEALGLSSIEMLIGHDAGSIVAGFCALARPDMIRRLVLSASPFGGAPPKGAAPAAPFLDHPVHEELARLPQPRKHYQAYYSGPDANNDMWHPPQGIHQFLRGYYHQKSADWDGNRPFPLKSWTGADLARLPHYYCMPAQSGMAEVVAAVMPNARQVAACAWLSDADLAVAAAEFARTGFQPALNWYRSALAEGMTSRDMSPFHGQRLTMPVAFVAGKVDWGPYQAPELMEIMRDGLAADPVSIHFIDGAGHWVQQEQPERFAEIVLALAKLS